Proteins encoded together in one Alteribacter keqinensis window:
- the sdhB gene encoding succinate dehydrogenase iron-sulfur subunit: MSEKMIHLIITRQKDGEGGSYKEEFKLPYRENMNVISALMEIRRNPVNANGEETTAVSWEASCLEEVCGACSMVINGKPRQSCTALVDQLEQPIRLEPMKTFPVVRDLVVDRSRMFDSLKRVKAWVPIDGTYDLGPGPRMPEAKRQWAYELSKCMTCGVCLEACPNVNDKSEFIGPAALSQVRLFNAHPTGAMHKAERLNTLMDGEGGLSNCGNSQNCVQACPKGIPLTTSIAALNRDTTLQSFKNFFGSDNNF; the protein is encoded by the coding sequence ATGAGTGAAAAAATGATCCATTTGATTATCACGCGTCAAAAAGATGGTGAAGGCGGTTCTTATAAAGAAGAGTTCAAGCTTCCTTACCGTGAAAATATGAACGTGATTTCAGCCCTTATGGAAATCCGCCGTAACCCTGTCAATGCAAACGGGGAAGAGACAACAGCGGTTTCCTGGGAAGCAAGCTGTCTTGAAGAAGTGTGCGGTGCATGTTCCATGGTTATCAACGGAAAGCCAAGACAGTCCTGTACCGCACTTGTGGATCAGCTCGAGCAGCCGATTCGCCTGGAGCCGATGAAGACATTCCCGGTTGTTCGCGACCTTGTCGTTGACCGCAGCCGCATGTTTGACTCCCTTAAGCGGGTAAAAGCTTGGGTTCCAATTGATGGAACATACGATTTAGGTCCGGGACCCCGTATGCCGGAAGCAAAGCGCCAGTGGGCGTACGAGCTTTCAAAATGTATGACATGCGGTGTTTGTCTTGAAGCGTGTCCAAATGTGAATGACAAGTCTGAGTTTATCGGGCCGGCAGCATTGTCACAGGTTCGCCTGTTCAACGCCCACCCGACTGGTGCCATGCATAAAGCGGAGCGCCTGAACACATTGATGGACGGAGAAGGCGGACTGTCCAACTGTGGTAACTCGCAAAACTGTGTGCAGGCATGTCCGAAAGGAATTCCTCTTACAACTTCCATCGCAGCTCTTAACCG